A single genomic interval of Spinacia oleracea cultivar Varoflay chromosome 6, BTI_SOV_V1, whole genome shotgun sequence harbors:
- the LOC110786409 gene encoding uncharacterized protein yields MSGAAGVQALKRIPRIKFPQRHPKQSASDSLSLSTDDALKAFLSRSASSNSSLSASGKASDQPKRTPVSKDEIEAILLGGCI; encoded by the exons ATGTCTGGAGCTGCAGGCGTTCAAGCTCTGAAGAGGATTCCTCGCATCAAATTCCCTCAACGTCATCCTAAACAATCTGCTTCTG ATTCTCTTTCCCTGTCAACAGATGATGCTTTGAAGGCGTTCCTATCAAGGTCAGCTTCCAGCAACTCCTCCTTGTCTGCCTCAGGGAAAGCTTCTGATCAGCCTAAGCGAACACCAGTCTCAAAAGATGAGATAGAAGCTATACTG TTGGGTGGTTGCATCTAA
- the LOC110786408 gene encoding NAD(P)H-quinone oxidoreductase subunit S, chloroplastic produces the protein MASSSLSPPSFQGALLHKSQFLGQNHIKLLTQRSISTSCPKTTITVSAKFDLYGILGGRGLCNGETGIIEELKKESPIPPQQKTEKNKEEDLDDKAVETSKIDEKIPEGAFDKELLGLTGGFPGGETGLRKFIEKNPPPPKKNKGDEEMKMVMNSKKSKPPELPLLLPGMIALVKNPNNPYYMYCGIVQRITDGKAGVLFEGGNWDRLITFRLEELERREKGPPMTNPKSVVLEPMIEMLEKQSSTTSSDIPQ, from the coding sequence ATGGCATCTTCTTCCTTATCACCCCCAAGCTTCCAAGGTGCCCTTCTTCACAAATCCCAATTTCTTGGCCAAAACCACATCAAACTACTAACTCAAAGATCAATCTCCACTTCATGTCCCAAAACAACAATCACAGTTTCTGCTAAATTTGATCTGTACGGAATCTTAGGTGGCAGAGGTTTATGCAACGGCGAAACTGGCATCATTGAAGAGCTAAAGAAAGAAAGTCCAATCCCACCACAACAAAAAACCGAGAAAAACAAAGAGGAAGATTTGGATGACAAAGCAGTtgaaacctcaaaaattgatgAGAAAATACCAGAAGGTGCTTTCGATAAGGAGCTTTTAGGCCTTACTGGTGGATTTCCTGGTGGCGAAACAGGCCTCAGGAAATTCATCGAGAAAAACCCACCACCACCTAAAAAGAATAAAGGAGATGAAGAAATGAAGATGGTAATGAATTCAAAGAAGTCGAAACCACCTGAATTGCCATTGTTGTTGCCGGGAATGATCGCCCTTGTTAAGAACCCGAACAATCCATACTATATGTATTGTGGTATTGTGCAGAGGATTACTGATGGTAAAGCTGGAGTGCTGTTTGAAGGAGGGAATTGGGATAGGCTGATTACCTTCAGGCTTGAGGAgcttgagaggagagagaagggccCACCAATGACGAATCCAAAGTCTGTTGTGCTTGAACCTATGATTGAAATGCTTGAAAAACAATCATCAACAACAAGTAGTGACATACCTCAGTAA
- the NDK4 gene encoding nucleoside diphosphate kinase 4, chloroplastic: MRSQIYRSATKAARSFLSSSKNASSRFLPEGRTVAATAAVSLRGKAPYLASFGGANASGTWLSTALAIPAAAYLLQDQEACAAEFERTFIAIKPDGVQRGLISEIVARFERKGFKLVAIKVVIPSKDFAQKHYHDLSERPFFNGLCDFLSSGPVVAMVWEGEGVIKYGRKLIGATDPQKSEPGTIRGDLAVVVGRNIIHGSDGPETAKDEIKLWFKPEELVNYTHNAEKWIYGDN; the protein is encoded by the exons ATGAGGTCCCAGATTTACAGATCTGCTACTAAGGCTGCTCGCTCTTTTCTCTCCTCTTCCAAGAACGCCTCCTCCCGCTTCCTCCCTG AAGGAAGAACGGTAGCTGCTACTGCAGCAGTTTCCTTGAGAGGGAAGGCACCTTACTTGGCTTCTTTTGGAGGAGCCAATGCGTCAGGAACATGGTTGTCCACTGCTTTGGCCATCCCTGCTGCAG CTTACCTGCTTCAGGACCAGGAGGCTTGTGCTGCAGAG TTTGAGCGGACTTTCATTGCTATAAAACCGGATGGAGTTCAAAGAGGGCTG ATCTCAGAAATCGTAGCACGTTTCGAGCGAAAGGGTTTCAAGCTCGTGGCAATCAAAGTAGTGATCCCATCAAAGGATTTTGCCCAGAAGCATTATCATGATCTATCAGAGAGGCCTTTCTTCAACGGCCTCTGTGATTTCCTGAGCTCTGGTCCAGTTGTTGCTATG GTTTGGGAAGGTGAAGGAGTGATCAAGTACGGCAGGAAACTCATTGGAGCCACAGATCCACAGAAATCAGAACCAGGAACCATCAGAGGTGATCTTGCAGTTGTTGTTGGAAG AAATATTATCCATGGAAGTGATGGACCAGAGACTGCTAAGGATGAAATCAAACTTTGGTTCAAGCCAGAGGAATTGGTCAATTACACACACAATGCTGAGAAATGGATCTATGGAGACAATTGA
- the LOC110786406 gene encoding uncharacterized protein, which produces MAMKPLTTAAIALTEKKMDMSLDDIIRMSKTNVVKSNKQRVPNKSKKPTNGKQDRALKTRQYMDSRSTLRQGVLAQKRSNFQGNNFPLASDAARKVAAAPFRNGGFNRSRAVNWNRPRAAGPMKRQGNASIGGNVHKQQQRQRQQPQQQLRQQPQPQRQPQHPSQRGEKPKTLDSLFANMKQQRMQAFGHTNNGSAHTNNGGGAAVNQPRQPWLRGRFGNYRS; this is translated from the exons ATGGCTATGAAACCACTTACAACCGCGGCTATTGCCCTTACGGAAAAGAAAATGGATATGAGTTTAG ACGATATCATCAGGATGTCTAAAACAAATGTtgtcaagtccaacaagcagAGGGTTCCG AACAAAAGTAAAAAACCTACCAATGGAAAACAAGATAGAGCTTTGAAGACGCGACAATATATGGATTCTAGGTCTACTCTTAGACAG GGGGTTCTTGCCCAGAAAAGGTCCAATTTTCAGGGAAACAATTTCCCTTTGGCATCTGATGCTGCTCGGAAGGTAGCAGCTGCCCCCTTCCGCAATGGAGGTTTTAACCGTAGTAGGGCTGTTAACTGGAACCGACCAAG AGCTGCTGGTCCGATGAAGCGGCAAGGTAATGCATCAATTGGTGGCAATGTTCATAAG CAACAGCAACGACAACGACAACAGCCACAACAACAACTACGACAACAGCCACAACCACAACGACAGCCACAACATCCATCTCAGAGAGGGGAGAAACCTAAAACATTGGATTCACTGTTTGCCAATATGAAACAGCAGAGGATGCAAGCTTTTGGTCACACAAACAATGGCAGTGCTCATACAAACAATGGAGGTGGTGCTGCTGTTAATCAGCCAAGACAACCATGGCTAAGGGGTCGATTTGGCAACTACAGAAGCTAA
- the LOC110786405 gene encoding uncharacterized protein encodes MALNFTSQFLLSHPYSPFLSHHHQKSMFLLFLRNNLEPSSSSSRTLWNYSAISSTVRASISDIRNGVSGEEEGDNSVLDDELIGRASSLKEASEVLQLIADNGSNNGGSGGVVNCEDCCRIISAALLCYNSDLALSIFAAMRSSAFDQVFKENGGLVARWKWSRPDVNTYTTLVIGLAASLRVSDALKIIEEICQVGLSHGEEVPFGKIIRCPTCTVAVAVAQPQQGIQVVSCAKCRYQYELVSGDIVNIESEEISMDVPAWRRWLGFLQITKQTIPSAVHSIVIQTPSGAARTHRFATSTPDVPAQPGERVTIALAAPSSVFREVGPFRISPKAPKYYPSEPLCLTNHRDSRESLLLRAPSANSKASLLNPSIVLPLLVLLASGDAASGYINPSLPQLLPVAAAASLAVGATLNTVVLPQLGQLPQRTADAISIKQQLLAQYDMLQSRIKDLKDTAEKEVWMLARICQLENKIFAVGEPSYRARRTRVKKVREGLENSLRGRMGLIDSYARISSMIEIEVELDTDVLAAEASSNTENIAKQIEQIMELENLEERWRQQAEANDEVEMLLSSESLSSEQV; translated from the exons ATGGCACTCAATTTCACATCTCAATTCCTTCTCTCTCATCCTTattctccctttctctctcacCACCACCAGAAAAGCATGTTCCTCCTCTTCCTCCGGAACAATCTAGAACCTTCCTCCTCGTCTTCTCGAACATTGTGGAATTATTCCGCCATTTCTTCTACTGTACGAGCTTCAATAAGCGATATTCGAAACGGAGTCTCCGGCGAAGAAGAAGGAGATAATTCAGTGTTAGATGATGAGCTGATTGGTCGAGCTTCGAGTTTGAAAGAAGCGAGCGAAGTTCTTCAACTGATCGCCGATAATGGGAGTAACAATGGCGGAAGCGGTGGTGTCGTTAATTGCGAGGATTGTTGTAGGATCATTAGTGCTGCTCTTCTGTGCTATAATTCCGATTTAGCTCTCTCTATATTCGCTGCTATGCGCTCCTCCGCCTTTGATCAAG TATTTAAAGAGAATGGTGGTCTTGTTGCGAGATGGAAATGGTCAAGGCCGGATGTGAACACTTACACAACATTAGTCATTGGTCTAGCTGCTTCATTGAGAGTATCCGATGCccttaaaatcattgaagaaattTGTCAAGTAGGACTTTCTCACGGGGAAGAG GTCCCTTTTGGTAAGATAATAAGATGCCCAACTTGCACAGTAGCTGTTGCTGTTGCACAACCGCAACAAGGTATTCAA GTAGTATCTTGTGCAAAGTGCCGCTACCAGTATGAGCTTGTTTCTGGAGATATAGTGAATATTGAGTCAGAAGAAATCAG CATGGATGTTCCAGCTTGGAGAAGGTGGCTGGGATTTCTTCAAATCACAAAGCAAACAATTCCCTCTGCTGTTCATTCTATTGTG ATCCAGACCCCTTCTGGAGCAGCTCGTACGCACAGATTTGCAACTTCGACACCTGATGTCCCTGCACAGCCAGGAGAGAGAGTCACTATAGCTCTAGCAGCTCCATCAAGTGTCTTCAGAGAGGTTGGCCCCTTCAGAATTAGTCCTAAAGCCCCAAAGTATTACCCTTCAGAGCCTCTTTGCCTGACAAACCATCGAGACAGCCGTGAATCTCTTCTTCTAAGAGCCCCTTCTGCAAATAGCAAAGCTTCTTTGCTTAATCCATCCATTGTCCTTCCACTTCTTGTGTTACTGGCCTCTGGAGATGCTGCTTCTGGCTATATTAATCCGAGCTTGCCTCAGCTCTTGCCTGTTGCAGCTGCAGCTTCTCTTGCCGTAGGTGCCACTTTAAACACAGTGGTCTTGCCACAGTTGGGACAG CTTCCTCAGAGGACGGCAGATGCAATTTCTATCAAGCAGCAACTTCTGGCACAGTACGATATGCTTCAGTCTCGCATCAAAGATCTTAAAGATACCGCTGAAAAGGAG GTTTGGATGTTGGCTCGAATCTGCCAGTTGGAGAACAAAATTTTTGCTGTGGGCGAACCTTCTTACCG TGCTAGAAGAACTAGAGTAAAAAAGGTGCGCGAGGGCCTGGAAAATTCTCTAAGAGGACGAATGGGGCTTATTGATAGTTATGCCAGG ATTTCTTCTATGATAGAAATTGAAGTGGAATTGGACACAGATGTTTTAGCAGCCGAAGCTTCTAGCAATACG GAAAATATTGCCAAACAAATAGAGCAAATTATGGAGTTGGAAAATCTTGAAGAG CGATGGAGACAACAAGCTGAGGCAAACGATGAGGTTGAAATGCTCCTAAGCAGTGAATCACTATCCTCGGAACAGGTCTGA